The following proteins are co-located in the Acidimicrobiia bacterium genome:
- the rplM gene encoding 50S ribosomal protein L13, with protein sequence MRTFSPTPDDISSDWYVLDAQGARLGRVATEAATLLRGKHKPTWAPNVAGGDHVVVINASGLDVSARKAEQKTYHRHSGYPGGLRTETLEHLIERDPAQVVKKAVKGMLPKNRLGRSMLRNLRVYAGPAHPHAAQRPQSRAISGSAR encoded by the coding sequence GTGCGCACTTTCAGCCCCACACCCGACGACATCAGCAGCGACTGGTACGTCCTCGACGCCCAGGGCGCCCGCCTGGGCCGAGTGGCCACAGAGGCCGCCACGCTCCTGCGCGGCAAGCACAAGCCCACCTGGGCACCGAACGTCGCCGGCGGCGATCACGTCGTTGTGATCAACGCCTCCGGGCTCGACGTGTCGGCCCGCAAGGCCGAACAGAAGACGTACCACCGCCACTCCGGCTATCCGGGAGGTCTACGCACCGAGACGCTCGAGCACCTGATCGAGCGTGATCCGGCCCAGGTCGTCAAGAAGGCGGTCAAGGGAATGCTGCCGAAGAACCGGCTCGGCCGCAGCATGCTCCGGAACCTGCGTGTCTACGCCGGTCCCGCCCATCCGCACGCCGCCCAGCGGCCACAGTCCCGCGCCATCAGCGGCAGCGCCCGCTGA
- a CDS encoding alkaline phosphatase family protein, whose protein sequence is MPVDAAPREPSSRLRELSDAAVSALLDPAVANTVEMVLRVADGRYEAIAPDGRVRFDRPGDAHTEPDDTTVEGRNPLGDRSTDRFAGLGDELDALHPDRTANAYPYAYDQVAQLFDHAAAPDVCVVHSAGHHWPESGGHVGEHGSLDVVQARAPFVLAGRGTRRRGMSDDSLRLVDVGPTLAALLGVAPRDTSANRSEADALLAGADGVVRHDLLDPADGVPSHVAGFLFDGTNPNVLYDMAASGEAPHVARLIDMGTAMRHGAMAGLPTVTLANHTSILTGRLPGHHGVLHNAWYDRSAARSIDTNSLATWPFAMQHLVDGTETLWEAVRRTWPDAFTAAVDEPCDRGAGFSTFDFFRSGSVPEITSSTDGLPHTTSRFADTSPGYKAWSIIDHQAMDQAVGIWSGRYRDVDYPAPRFMWVNFALTDAAMHEGGPHSEVAAAAIRDTDARLGEVLAAIENADVFDDTAFCLVADHGMEQTSPEVRGDWDAALRDAGIPVRNEGAGFLYLDEV, encoded by the coding sequence ATGCCGGTCGACGCGGCCCCCCGCGAGCCCTCTTCCCGCCTCCGTGAGCTCTCGGATGCAGCGGTGAGCGCTCTGCTCGACCCTGCGGTAGCCAATACCGTCGAGATGGTCCTGCGTGTCGCCGACGGGCGCTACGAGGCGATCGCCCCGGACGGGCGGGTCCGCTTCGACCGGCCGGGCGACGCCCACACGGAGCCCGACGACACGACCGTCGAGGGTCGCAACCCCCTCGGCGACCGTTCCACGGACCGTTTCGCCGGGCTCGGCGACGAACTCGACGCGCTGCATCCCGATCGCACCGCCAACGCCTACCCCTACGCCTACGATCAGGTGGCACAGCTCTTCGACCACGCGGCGGCACCCGACGTGTGCGTCGTCCACTCGGCCGGTCACCACTGGCCGGAGTCCGGTGGCCACGTGGGCGAGCACGGTTCGCTCGACGTGGTGCAGGCACGCGCGCCCTTCGTGCTCGCGGGCCGGGGAACACGTCGACGGGGAATGTCCGACGACTCCCTGCGACTCGTCGATGTCGGGCCCACACTGGCCGCGCTGCTCGGCGTCGCACCCCGCGACACCTCCGCGAACAGGTCCGAGGCCGACGCGCTGCTGGCCGGTGCCGACGGCGTGGTGCGCCACGACCTGCTCGACCCGGCCGACGGTGTCCCGAGCCACGTGGCGGGCTTCCTGTTCGACGGCACCAACCCCAACGTCCTCTACGACATGGCAGCGTCGGGAGAGGCGCCCCATGTGGCGCGTCTCATCGACATGGGGACGGCGATGCGTCACGGCGCCATGGCGGGCCTCCCGACCGTCACGCTGGCGAACCACACGTCGATCCTCACCGGACGGCTCCCCGGCCACCACGGCGTGCTGCACAACGCCTGGTACGACCGTTCCGCCGCCCGCAGCATCGACACCAACTCGCTGGCCACGTGGCCGTTCGCCATGCAACACCTCGTCGACGGCACAGAGACGCTCTGGGAGGCCGTGCGACGCACGTGGCCCGACGCGTTCACCGCTGCGGTCGACGAGCCGTGCGACCGGGGCGCGGGCTTCAGTACCTTCGACTTCTTCCGCTCGGGATCAGTTCCCGAGATCACCTCCAGCACCGACGGCCTCCCGCACACGACCAGCCGGTTCGCCGACACGTCGCCCGGCTACAAGGCCTGGTCGATCATCGACCACCAGGCCATGGACCAGGCCGTCGGCATCTGGTCCGGTCGCTACCGCGACGTCGACTACCCCGCACCTCGGTTCATGTGGGTGAACTTCGCTCTCACCGACGCCGCCATGCACGAGGGCGGACCTCACTCCGAGGTTGCGGCAGCCGCCATCCGCGACACCGACGCCCGCCTCGGGGAGGTTCTCGCGGCCATCGAGAACGCCGACGTGTTCGACGACACCGCCTTCTGTCTCGTGGCCGACCACGGGATGGAGCAGACGAGCCCCGAGGTGCGCGGTGACTGGGACGCCGCGCTGCGCGACGCGGGCATACCGGTGCGTAACGAGGGCGCCGGCTTCCTCTACCTCGACGAAGTTTGA
- a CDS encoding VIT1/CCC1 transporter family protein: MAQETDAETTERHRRLYLDEMAAADLYRRLAAHADPELSRQLGAVADAEDQHAEHWVGLLREAGTPTPAYHPPFRVRALGTTARLIGVERVLPLVARMEAGEVRRYRGHDDVPDALVDEEVEHGRLVAGLGGGAGVGAAIAAAEGRHRIGVGDSLRPLVFGANDGLVSNLSLVMGVAGGTSDESLVLLAGVAGLVAGACSMAAGEWISVRAQAELYERELEVERYEIRDFPEEETEELETIYRSRGFDKAEARALAERLMEDEEVALDVHAREELGITPGELPSSWVAAVSSFLAFAVGAFVPVLPYVIMSDPGAFITAAVLSGVALFCVGALISIFTGRNAFWSGLRMVLIGGGAAVVTYGIGTLIGTT; the protein is encoded by the coding sequence ATGGCGCAGGAGACCGACGCCGAGACCACGGAGCGGCATCGCCGGCTGTACCTCGACGAGATGGCGGCTGCCGACCTCTACCGACGATTGGCGGCCCACGCCGACCCCGAGTTGTCGCGTCAGCTCGGAGCCGTGGCAGACGCCGAGGATCAGCACGCCGAGCACTGGGTGGGCCTCCTCCGGGAGGCGGGGACCCCCACGCCCGCCTACCACCCTCCCTTCCGGGTACGCGCCCTGGGAACGACGGCCCGGCTCATCGGCGTGGAGAGGGTGCTGCCGCTCGTGGCCCGGATGGAGGCGGGTGAGGTCCGTCGCTACCGGGGCCACGACGACGTCCCCGACGCTCTGGTCGACGAGGAGGTCGAGCACGGGCGCCTCGTGGCCGGCCTGGGAGGTGGAGCAGGTGTGGGCGCGGCCATCGCGGCTGCCGAGGGTCGTCACCGGATCGGCGTGGGCGACTCGCTGCGTCCGCTCGTGTTCGGCGCCAACGACGGACTCGTCTCGAACCTGTCGCTCGTGATGGGCGTGGCGGGCGGGACGTCCGACGAGTCGCTCGTGCTCCTCGCAGGTGTCGCAGGGCTCGTGGCCGGTGCATGCTCGATGGCTGCGGGCGAGTGGATCTCCGTCCGTGCCCAGGCGGAGCTCTACGAGCGTGAGCTCGAGGTGGAGCGTTACGAGATCCGGGACTTCCCCGAGGAGGAGACCGAGGAACTGGAGACCATCTACCGCTCCCGCGGGTTCGACAAGGCGGAGGCCAGGGCACTGGCGGAGCGGCTCATGGAGGACGAGGAGGTGGCGCTCGACGTGCACGCCCGCGAGGAGCTCGGCATCACCCCGGGAGAGCTCCCGTCGTCGTGGGTGGCAGCGGTGTCCTCGTTTCTGGCGTTCGCCGTCGGAGCGTTCGTCCCGGTATTGCCGTACGTGATCATGAGCGATCCGGGGGCCTTCATCACGGCCGCCGTACTGTCGGGAGTGGCGCTGTTCTGCGTCGGAGCGTTGATCTCGATCTTCACCGGGCGCAACGCCTTCTGGTCCGGCTTGCGAATGGTCCTCATCGGCGGTGGCGCCGCCGTCGTCACCTACGGAATCGGAACACTCATCGGCACCACCTGA
- the truA gene encoding tRNA pseudouridine(38-40) synthase TruA — translation MGESPDTASLFDASGRPKVRMVLAYDGTDFHGFAQQADLRTVEGVLTRALEKVLRHDVDITCAGRTDKGVHAAAQVISFEADPGVDPWKLRDALNGMLGPEVVVRSSELVEPSFDARHSATWRSYRYTVVNRPEPDPFLARYAWWVPQELDLPALRMGADPFVGTHDFASFCRRGPEGSTTQRTVHSSSWTDAGDGVLHYDIRAAAFCWQMVRSVVGTLVDIGTGKLRPGDVMSIIRAKDRQAAGQVAPPHGLCLTEVGYPAP, via the coding sequence ATGGGCGAGTCTCCCGACACAGCGAGCCTCTTCGACGCATCCGGGCGTCCCAAGGTCCGGATGGTGCTCGCCTACGACGGCACCGACTTCCACGGCTTCGCGCAGCAGGCCGACCTCCGCACGGTCGAAGGCGTCCTGACTCGGGCCCTCGAGAAGGTCCTGCGCCACGACGTCGACATCACGTGCGCAGGGCGAACCGACAAGGGTGTGCACGCCGCCGCGCAGGTGATCTCCTTCGAGGCCGACCCCGGCGTCGACCCGTGGAAGCTGCGTGACGCCCTCAACGGGATGCTGGGGCCCGAGGTGGTGGTCCGCAGCAGCGAGCTCGTCGAGCCGTCCTTCGACGCCCGGCACTCCGCAACATGGCGTTCCTACCGCTACACGGTCGTGAACCGGCCCGAGCCCGACCCCTTCCTGGCGCGCTACGCCTGGTGGGTGCCCCAGGAGCTCGACCTACCGGCGCTGCGGATGGGTGCCGACCCGTTCGTGGGAACGCACGACTTCGCGTCCTTCTGCCGCAGGGGCCCCGAGGGCTCGACGACGCAGCGCACGGTCCACTCGTCGTCGTGGACCGACGCGGGCGACGGGGTGCTCCACTACGACATCCGGGCGGCTGCCTTCTGCTGGCAGATGGTGCGTTCGGTCGTGGGCACGCTCGTCGACATCGGCACCGGGAAGCTGCGTCCCGGCGACGTCATGTCGATCATCCGGGCGAAGGACCGCCAGGCCGCCGGGCAGGTCGCCCCGCCCCACGGCCTGTGCCTCACCGAGGTCGGCTATCCAGCGCCGTAG
- the rplQ gene encoding 50S ribosomal protein L17, with the protein MPTPTKGPRLGGSPEHQRLMLANLAAHLFEAEVIVTTLAKAKALRPVAEKMITKARKGGLHNERLVVSELRDPGVAAKLFAEIGPRYEDRDGGYLRILKLGPRNGDNAPMARVELV; encoded by the coding sequence GTGCCGACCCCGACCAAGGGACCCCGCCTGGGCGGAAGCCCCGAGCACCAGCGGCTCATGCTGGCGAACCTCGCCGCGCACCTGTTCGAGGCCGAGGTGATCGTCACGACGCTGGCCAAGGCGAAGGCGCTGCGCCCGGTCGCTGAGAAGATGATCACCAAGGCCCGCAAGGGCGGCCTGCACAACGAGCGCCTCGTCGTGTCGGAACTCCGTGACCCCGGGGTCGCAGCCAAGCTGTTCGCCGAGATCGGGCCCCGCTACGAGGACCGCGACGGCGGCTACCTCCGGATCCTGAAGCTGGGCCCCCGCAACGGCGACAACGCCCCGATGGCCCGCGTCGAACTGGTCTAA
- a CDS encoding DNA-directed RNA polymerase subunit alpha, whose translation MLIIQRPGIEIGEAEGNTQSFTIAPLEPGFGHTFGNSLRRTLLSAIPGAAITQVKFDDALHPFDTIEGVKEDATDIILNLKDVVLRCHSEEAVTLRLDASGPGDVTAGDIQVTSDVEILNPSHVIAQVNDKGRLACDLTVEQGRGYLSADQARANTSGTIGEIPVDAIFSPVRRVAFSIEPTRVEQATNFDSLSIEVETDGSITPFDALASAGDTLRNLVTLVADISEEPQGLELGEVAVAAPMSPDLELPVEDLDLSERPRNCLKRARVDTIGQLLEKSEDDLLAITNFGQKSLDEVRVKLDERGLTLRVRD comes from the coding sequence ATGCTGATCATCCAACGACCCGGTATCGAGATCGGCGAGGCCGAGGGCAACACGCAGAGCTTCACGATTGCTCCGCTCGAGCCCGGCTTCGGCCACACCTTCGGGAACAGTCTCCGACGCACACTGCTGTCGGCGATTCCCGGTGCGGCGATCACGCAGGTGAAGTTCGACGACGCCCTCCACCCGTTCGACACGATCGAGGGGGTCAAGGAGGACGCCACCGACATCATCTTGAACCTCAAGGACGTCGTCCTGCGCTGCCACTCCGAGGAGGCCGTCACGCTGCGTCTCGACGCCTCCGGCCCCGGCGACGTCACCGCCGGTGACATCCAGGTCACCAGCGACGTCGAGATCCTCAACCCGTCGCACGTCATCGCACAGGTCAACGACAAGGGCCGGTTGGCCTGCGACCTCACAGTGGAGCAGGGCCGCGGCTACCTCTCGGCCGATCAGGCCCGGGCGAACACGTCGGGCACGATCGGCGAGATCCCCGTCGACGCCATCTTCTCGCCCGTACGGCGGGTGGCGTTCTCGATCGAGCCGACACGTGTCGAGCAGGCCACCAACTTCGACAGCCTCAGCATCGAGGTGGAGACCGACGGCTCCATCACACCGTTCGACGCGCTCGCCTCGGCCGGCGACACCCTCCGCAACCTCGTCACACTCGTGGCCGACATCTCCGAGGAGCCCCAGGGCCTCGAGCTCGGCGAGGTGGCTGTGGCTGCGCCCATGTCGCCCGATCTCGAGCTCCCCGTCGAGGACCTCGACCTGTCGGAGCGTCCGCGCAACTGCCTGAAGCGTGCCCGGGTCGACACCATCGGGCAGCTCCTCGAGAAGAGCGAGGACGACCTGCTGGCCATCACGAACTTCGGCCAGAAGTCTCTCGACGAGGTCCGCGTGAAGCTCGACGAGCGCGGCCTCACCCTGCGGGTCCGGGACTGA
- the rpsD gene encoding 30S ribosomal protein S4: protein MARYTGPVCRLCRRERMKLFLKGPKCESSKCPIERRPYPPGEHGRGRIRESEYMLQLREKQKARRIYGLLEGQFRNLYTSAAAEDGITGENLLRMLEQRLDNVVFRAGFAASRNQSRQFVRHGHVKVNGKRVTIPSYQVRKDDIVELGDKAKAMIVVKHNLDTIDRAVPPWLDVVESKATVRDLPIREQIDIPVREQLIVELYSK from the coding sequence ATGGCCCGCTACACCGGTCCCGTCTGTCGCCTCTGTCGGCGCGAGCGCATGAAGCTGTTCCTCAAGGGCCCCAAGTGCGAGTCCTCCAAGTGCCCGATCGAGCGTCGCCCCTACCCGCCGGGTGAGCACGGGCGTGGTCGCATCCGCGAGAGCGAGTACATGCTCCAGCTCCGCGAGAAGCAGAAGGCACGCCGGATCTACGGCCTCCTCGAGGGCCAGTTCCGCAACCTCTACACGTCGGCGGCCGCCGAAGACGGCATCACCGGAGAGAATCTCCTGCGGATGCTCGAGCAGCGGCTCGACAACGTGGTGTTCCGTGCCGGTTTCGCGGCGAGTCGCAACCAGTCCCGCCAGTTCGTTCGCCACGGCCACGTGAAGGTCAACGGAAAGCGCGTCACGATTCCCTCGTACCAGGTCCGCAAGGACGACATCGTCGAGTTGGGCGACAAGGCCAAGGCGATGATCGTCGTGAAGCACAACCTCGACACGATCGACAGGGCCGTTCCACCGTGGCTCGACGTTGTCGAGTCGAAGGCAACCGTGCGCGATCTCCCGATCCGGGAGCAGATCGACATCCCCGTGAGGGAGCAGTTGATCGTCGAGCTCTACTCCAAGTAA
- the rpsK gene encoding 30S ribosomal protein S11, producing the protein MANPSGQRRPKRKERRNVGYAVAHIKSSFNNTIITITDQNGEVLSWASAGNVGFKGSRKSTPFAAQTAAETAARRAMEHGVRKVDIVVKGPGSGRETAIRSIQNTGIEVAGIKDVTPIPHNGTRPKKRRRV; encoded by the coding sequence GTGGCCAACCCGAGCGGGCAGCGACGCCCCAAGCGCAAGGAACGCCGCAACGTCGGCTACGCCGTGGCGCACATCAAGTCGTCGTTCAACAACACGATCATCACCATCACCGACCAGAACGGTGAGGTCCTCTCGTGGGCCTCGGCCGGCAACGTCGGCTTCAAGGGGTCCCGCAAGTCGACACCTTTCGCCGCGCAGACGGCGGCCGAGACCGCGGCTCGTCGGGCCATGGAGCACGGTGTCCGCAAGGTCGACATCGTCGTGAAGGGCCCCGGGTCCGGACGCGAAACCGCCATCCGGTCGATCCAGAACACGGGCATCGAGGTGGCGGGCATCAAGGACGTCACGCCGATCCCGCACAACGGCACCCGACCCAAGAAGCGACGGAGAGTTTGA
- the rpsM gene encoding 30S ribosomal protein S13 — MARIAGVDIPREKRTDVALTYIYGIGRSTGSLICEVNEIDPATRVRDLTDTEVTKIRSWVEQNVEVEGDLRRDVQQNIKRKMEIGCYQGIRHRRGLPVNGQRTRTNARTRKGPKKTVAGRKKAVK; from the coding sequence ATGGCTCGAATCGCAGGCGTCGACATACCCCGCGAGAAGCGGACCGATGTCGCGCTCACCTACATCTACGGCATCGGCCGGAGCACCGGCTCGCTGATCTGCGAGGTCAACGAGATCGATCCCGCCACGCGGGTTCGCGACCTCACCGACACCGAGGTCACGAAGATCCGCTCGTGGGTGGAGCAGAACGTCGAGGTCGAGGGTGATCTCCGACGGGACGTCCAGCAGAACATCAAGCGCAAGATGGAGATCGGCTGCTACCAGGGGATCCGCCACCGGCGCGGCCTCCCGGTGAACGGCCAGCGCACCCGTACGAACGCCCGTACCCGTAAAGGTCCCAAGAAGACGGTGGCGGGCCGCAAGAAGGCGGTCAAGTAG
- the rpmJ gene encoding 50S ribosomal protein L36, whose amino-acid sequence MKVRPSVKKMCEKCKVIRRNGAVRVICENPRHKQRQG is encoded by the coding sequence ATGAAGGTACGACCCAGCGTCAAGAAGATGTGTGAGAAGTGCAAGGTGATCCGTCGCAACGGTGCCGTGCGCGTCATCTGCGAGAACCCGCGCCACAAGCAGCGGCAGGGTTGA
- the infA gene encoding translation initiation factor IF-1 has translation MAKPKDDTILVEGTVVEPLPNAMFRVELENGHTILAHISGKMRMHYIRILPGDKVQVELTPYDLSRGRITYRYK, from the coding sequence CTGGCAAAGCCGAAGGACGACACGATTCTGGTGGAGGGCACGGTCGTCGAGCCGCTGCCCAACGCCATGTTCCGTGTCGAGCTCGAGAACGGGCACACGATCCTCGCCCACATATCCGGCAAGATGCGGATGCACTACATCCGGATCCTGCCGGGCGACAAGGTCCAGGTCGAGCTCACGCCCTACGACCTGAGCCGCGGTCGGATCACCTACCGCTACAAGTGA
- the map gene encoding type I methionyl aminopeptidase, whose amino-acid sequence MITRKTPDQIALMRRAGRIVAEMHEECIRAAKPGVTLLDIDAAARDVLDRRGARSNFLNYHGFPAVICASPNEVIVHGIPDESTVDEGDILSIDCGAIIEGWHADAAITIPIGEVDDLSQRLITVTRRSLEAAIEQIVEGNRLGDVGAAVEEVAVAAGFSVVREYVGHGIGTAMHEDPQIPNYGPAGKGMTIKEGHVFAIEPMINAGSAGNKVLEDGWAVVTDDGQRSAHFEHTIAVTADGPEVLTVPW is encoded by the coding sequence GTGATCACGCGCAAGACCCCCGACCAGATCGCCCTGATGCGGCGTGCCGGCCGGATCGTGGCGGAGATGCACGAGGAGTGCATCCGGGCTGCCAAACCGGGGGTCACGTTGCTCGATATCGACGCCGCAGCACGTGACGTTCTCGACCGTCGGGGGGCGCGGTCCAACTTCCTCAACTACCACGGGTTTCCCGCTGTGATCTGCGCATCGCCCAACGAGGTGATCGTGCACGGGATTCCCGACGAGAGCACGGTCGACGAGGGGGACATCCTCTCGATCGACTGTGGTGCGATCATCGAGGGCTGGCACGCCGATGCCGCCATCACGATCCCGATCGGTGAGGTCGACGACCTGTCGCAGCGCCTCATCACCGTCACACGGCGCTCGTTGGAGGCGGCGATCGAGCAGATCGTGGAGGGGAACAGGCTGGGCGACGTCGGAGCCGCGGTGGAAGAGGTTGCCGTCGCCGCCGGCTTCTCGGTCGTACGTGAGTACGTCGGGCACGGAATCGGCACGGCCATGCACGAAGATCCGCAGATCCCCAACTACGGGCCCGCGGGGAAGGGTATGACGATCAAGGAGGGCCACGTCTTCGCCATCGAGCCCATGATCAACGCCGGCTCCGCGGGCAACAAGGTGTTGGAGGACGGATGGGCCGTGGTCACCGACGACGGCCAGCGCTCGGCGCACTTCGAACACACGATTGCCGTGACTGCCGACGGCCCGGAAGTGTTGACGGTTCCGTGGTAG
- a CDS encoding adenylate kinase: MTRGPRIVMLGKQGSGKGTQAERLAAHYGVTHLSTGEIFRTSVGERSELGLAAKEYMDRGELVPDDIVVRIVEEFFERHDTAAKGFFLDGFPRTHQQAVELRRILDGTGTSLDLVIEIEVPDSVVLERMVERGREDDTAAAMKRRLELYRRETEPLAEFYGEQNLLVRVDGTGEVDDITKRMITVIDGHFDDSTP, from the coding sequence ATGACACGCGGCCCGCGGATCGTCATGCTCGGCAAGCAGGGCTCCGGGAAGGGAACCCAGGCCGAGCGGCTCGCGGCCCACTACGGCGTGACGCACCTGTCCACCGGGGAGATCTTCCGGACGTCGGTCGGCGAGAGATCCGAGCTCGGTCTCGCTGCCAAGGAGTACATGGACCGCGGCGAGCTCGTCCCCGACGACATCGTGGTCCGGATCGTCGAGGAGTTCTTCGAGCGACATGACACGGCCGCCAAGGGCTTCTTCCTCGACGGATTCCCGCGCACCCATCAGCAGGCGGTGGAGCTACGGCGGATTCTCGACGGCACCGGCACGTCCCTCGACCTGGTGATCGAGATCGAGGTTCCCGACAGTGTCGTTCTGGAGCGCATGGTGGAGCGGGGCCGCGAGGACGACACCGCCGCCGCCATGAAGCGCCGGCTCGAGCTCTACCGTCGTGAGACGGAGCCGCTCGCCGAGTTCTACGGTGAGCAGAACCTCCTGGTGCGTGTCGACGGGACGGGTGAGGTCGACGACATCACCAAGCGCATGATCACGGTGATCGACGGGCACTTCGACGACTCGACGCCGTGA
- the secY gene encoding preprotein translocase subunit SecY: protein MLQLGRLRNMFRVPDLRTKILFVFLIVAIYRLGSHIPVPYIDFDAIRSFQDEASQSGVLGLLNLFSGGALTNVSVFALGIMPYITASIIMQLLGVVIPKLEEWQNEGQTGQKKITQWTRYLTVGLAIMQSTALAFAFKSGTSSGILSSAGLPQGINLFPSFNTPRALFFILTLTAGTALIMWLGELITQRGIGNGMSIIIFASVISALPAMGQSVLQNKGEFQLAIVLLIGVAMVVAIVFVESGQRRIPVQFAKRVVGRRMYGGQSTYIPLKVNQSGVIPVIFASSILFFPALIAPMLPDGIAEWINDNLTQPQGFFYIATFTLLIIFFAYFYTAIAFNPQQQADIIRKQGGFIPGIRPGPPTERYLAKTLNRITLPGSLFLAAIALAPLLYFSLANLPSGAAFGGTSLLITVGVALETMKQIDSQLMMRNYEGFLS from the coding sequence GTGCTTCAGCTCGGACGCCTTCGCAACATGTTCCGCGTTCCGGATCTGCGGACGAAGATCCTCTTCGTCTTCCTGATCGTCGCGATCTACCGTCTGGGCTCCCACATCCCGGTTCCCTACATCGACTTCGACGCCATCCGGTCGTTTCAGGACGAAGCTTCGCAGTCGGGGGTCCTGGGCCTGCTCAACCTCTTCTCCGGCGGGGCGCTCACCAACGTGTCGGTGTTCGCGCTCGGGATCATGCCCTACATCACGGCATCCATCATCATGCAGCTACTCGGTGTCGTCATCCCGAAGCTCGAGGAGTGGCAGAACGAGGGCCAGACAGGTCAGAAGAAGATCACGCAGTGGACCCGCTACCTCACGGTCGGCCTCGCCATCATGCAGTCCACGGCGCTGGCGTTCGCGTTCAAGAGCGGTACGTCGTCCGGGATCCTGAGCAGCGCAGGGTTGCCCCAGGGCATCAATCTCTTCCCCAGCTTCAACACGCCGCGCGCCCTCTTCTTCATCCTCACGCTCACCGCGGGCACCGCGCTCATCATGTGGCTGGGTGAGCTCATCACCCAGCGCGGGATCGGCAACGGGATGTCGATCATCATCTTCGCCTCTGTCATCTCCGCCCTGCCCGCGATGGGTCAGTCGGTGCTCCAGAACAAGGGGGAGTTCCAGCTGGCGATCGTGCTTCTCATCGGCGTCGCGATGGTCGTGGCGATCGTCTTCGTGGAATCGGGACAGCGAAGGATCCCCGTCCAGTTCGCCAAGCGCGTCGTGGGTCGCCGCATGTACGGCGGGCAGAGCACCTACATCCCGTTGAAGGTGAACCAGTCGGGTGTGATCCCGGTGATCTTCGCCAGCTCCATCCTGTTCTTCCCGGCGCTCATCGCCCCGATGCTCCCCGACGGCATCGCCGAGTGGATCAACGACAACCTCACACAGCCGCAGGGCTTCTTCTACATCGCCACCTTCACGCTCCTGATCATCTTCTTCGCCTACTTCTACACGGCGATCGCGTTCAACCCTCAGCAGCAGGCCGACATCATCCGCAAGCAAGGCGGCTTCATCCCCGGCATCCGGCCCGGGCCACCCACGGAGCGGTACCTGGCCAAGACCCTCAACCGCATCACGCTGCCCGGCTCACTCTTCCTCGCGGCCATCGCCCTCGCCCCGTTGCTCTACTTCTCGCTGGCCAACCTCCCGAGCGGCGCCGCGTTCGGTGGAACGTCGTTGCTCATCACCGTGGGCGTCGCCCTCGAGACGATGAAACAGATCGACAGTCAGCTGATGATGCGCAACTACGAGGGCTTCCTGAGTTGA
- the rplO gene encoding 50S ribosomal protein L15, with amino-acid sequence MKIHDLKPPEGSKKPARRVGRGIAGKGGKTAGRGSKGQRARNTVKPGFEGGQTPLVRRTPKLKGFNNPFRVEYAVVNLDTLSDFATGSEVTPETLRERGLVAKRGLVKVLARGEVSAALVVKAHAYSRAARDAIEAAGGSVEILPPPWGDRRPPAQGNALTNR; translated from the coding sequence ATGAAGATCCATGATCTGAAGCCGCCGGAAGGCTCGAAGAAGCCGGCGCGTCGTGTCGGTCGCGGGATCGCGGGCAAGGGAGGCAAGACGGCCGGCCGCGGTTCCAAGGGTCAGCGGGCCCGTAACACCGTGAAGCCCGGCTTCGAGGGTGGGCAGACGCCGCTCGTTCGTCGTACGCCCAAGCTCAAGGGCTTCAACAACCCGTTTCGCGTCGAGTACGCGGTCGTCAACCTCGACACGTTGAGCGATTTCGCGACCGGGAGCGAGGTCACACCCGAGACGTTGCGCGAGCGTGGCCTCGTCGCCAAGCGTGGGCTCGTGAAAGTCCTCGCCCGCGGTGAGGTCTCCGCCGCGCTCGTCGTGAAGGCCCACGCCTACTCCCGGGCGGCTCGCGACGCGATCGAGGCCGCCGGCGGCAGCGTGGAGATCCTTCCTCCGCCGTGGGGCGATCGCCGCCCGCCCGCACAGGGCAACGCCCTGACCAATCGGTAG
- the rpmD gene encoding 50S ribosomal protein L30, which yields MATVRVTLTRSTIGTKPKQRGTLRALGLRTINQTVEHTDGPALRGMIDKVSHLVNVEDGTSEDATS from the coding sequence ATGGCAACCGTGCGTGTCACCCTCACCCGTTCCACCATCGGGACCAAGCCCAAGCAGCGGGGCACCCTTCGCGCACTCGGGCTCCGTACGATCAACCAGACGGTGGAGCACACAGACGGCCCGGCTCTGCGCGGCATGATCGACAAGGTTTCGCACCTCGTGAACGTCGAGGACGGCACCAGTGAGGACGCAACGTCATGA